The Populus nigra chromosome 14, ddPopNigr1.1, whole genome shotgun sequence genome has a segment encoding these proteins:
- the LOC133672255 gene encoding uncharacterized protein LOC133672255: MASHSRAADDESFENKTGIFSSYFYRLAESFGFNSPNQNRKGTEFSNNRDGDGIVRSFEESVVVSAPGKDPAIKHTLSCSLEELYHGATKTVKITREVADQRGLTREIVEILTIDTRPGWKKSTEMTFEEKGNERPNVTPADVVFIVDENPHSEFTRDGNDLIVTRRISVTEAFTGYTVHVTTLDGRNLTLPINDVIHPNYQKVVPNEGMPILGDPTKRGILKIMFDIRFPTRVNAEQQAGIRRLFGA; this comes from the exons ATGGCTAGTCATAGTAGGGCAGCAGATGATGAAtcttttgaaaacaaaacaggaatcttttcaagttatttttaccGTCTTGCTGAATCTTTCGGGTTTAATAGCCCAAATCAAAACAGGAAAGGAACAGAGTTCTCCAATAACAGAGATGGTGATGGTATCGTTAGATCTTTTGAAGAAAGTGTCGTGGTTAGTGCTCCTGGAAAAGATCCTGCAATTAAGCACACCCTGTCCTGTAGTCTTGAAGAGCTTTATCATGGGGCTACCAAGACGGTCAAAATAACTAGAGAAGTAGCTGATCAAAGGGG CCTGACCAGGGAAATAGTGGAGATTCTAACCATTGACACAAGGCCTGGTTGGAAGAAAAGCACGGAGATGACTTTCGAAGAGAAAGGGAATGAAAGACCAAATGTAACACCTGCTGATGTTGTCTTCATTGTTGATGAAAATCCCCACTCTGAGTTTACTCGTGATGGAAATGACTTGATCGTCACTCGAAGGATTTCTGTAACCGAAGCCTTTACAGGCTACACTGTCCATGTTACAACCTTGGATGGCAGGAATTTAACCCTTCCGATCAATGATGTGATCCATCCCAACTATCAGAAGGTTGTCCCGAATGAAGGAATGCCGATCCTCGGCGACCCAACAAAGAGAGGGATTTTGAAAATCATGTTTGATATCAGGTTCCCAACAAGGGTTAATGCAGAGCAGCAGGCAGGAATCAGGAGACTCTTTGGTGCTTGA
- the LOC133673041 gene encoding uncharacterized protein LOC133673041: MASHSRAADDESFENKTGIFSSYFYRLAESFGFNSPNQNRKGTEFSNNRDGDGIVRSFEESVVVSAPGKDPAIKHTLPCSLEELYQGATKTVKITRQVADRRGLTREIVEILTIDTKPGWKKGTEITFEAKGNERPNVTPADIVFIVDEKPHSEFTRDGNDLIVTRRISVTEAFTGYTVHLTTLDGRNLTLPINDVIHPNYQKVVPNEGMPILGDPTKRGILKIKFDIRFPTRVNAEQKAGIRRVFGMGRKPLDWYPLAAVCVCVCVCVCLCLCEAWHLSEMLNSGFDLFS, encoded by the exons ATGGCTAGTCATAGTAGGGCAGCAGATGATGAAtcttttgaaaacaaaacaggaatcttttcaagttatttttaccGTCTTGCTGAATCTTTCGGGTTTAATAGCCCAAATCAAAACAGGAAAGGAACAGAGTTCTCCAATAACAGAGATGGTGATGGTATCGTTAGATCTTTTGAAGAAAGTGTCGTGGTTAGTGCTCCTGGAAAAGATCCTGCAATTAAGCACACCCTGCCCTGTAGTCTTGAAGAGCTTTATCAAGGGGCTACCAAGACGGTAAAAATAACTAGACAAGTAGCTGATCGAAGGGG CTTGACCAGGGAAATAGTGGAGATTCTAACCATTGACACAAAGCCTGGTTGGAAGAAGGGCACGGAGATCACTTTCGAAGCGAAAGGGAACGAAAGACCAAATGTAACACCTGCTGATATTGTCTTCATTGTTGATGAAAAACCCCACTCTGAGTTTACTCGTGATGGAAATGACTTGATCGTCACTCGAAGGATTTCTGTAACCGAAGCCTTTACAGGCTACACTGTCCATCTTACAACCTTGGATGGCAGGAATTTAACCCTTCCGATCAATGATGTGATCCATCCCAACTATCAGAAGGTTGTCCCGAATGAAGGGATGCCGATCCTCGGCGACCCAACAAAGAGAGggattttgaaaatcaagtttgatatcAGGTTCCCAACAAGGGTTAATGCAGAGCAGAAGGCGGGAATCAGGAGAGTCTTTGGTATGGGAAGGAAGCCTTTGGATTGGTATCCTCTTGCTGcagtttgtgtgtgtgtgtgtgtctgtgtgtgtCTGTGTCTGTGTGAAGCATGGCATCTTTCTGAGATGTTGAATTCAGGGTttgatcttttttcttaa
- the LOC133673549 gene encoding uncharacterized protein LOC133673549: MFSTNNSPDQNWRRTMFSTESSPNQNWSGTIFTNNVYGDDDDIVRSFAQRFGVSAKDPPIMYTLSCSLEELYQGATKRVKITRQVAGRSGLITRKIEEILTIDTKPGWKKGTKITFEEKGNKRPNVTPADVVFIVDEKPHSEFTRDGNDLIVTRTISVTEAFTGYTVHLKTLNGRNLTLPINDVIHPNYQKVVPNEGMPILGDPTKRGILKIKFDIRFPTRVNAEQKAGIRRLFGP, encoded by the exons ATGTTCTCCACTAATAATAGCCCAGATCAAAACTGGAGACGAACGATGTTCTCCACTGAAAGTAGCCCAAATCAAAACTGGAGTGGAACGATCTTCACCAATAACGTatatggtgatgatgatgatatcgtTAGATCTTTTGCACAACGTTTCGGGGTTAGTGCTAAAGATCCTCCAATTATGTACACCCTGTCTTGTAGTCTTGAAGAGCTTTATCAAGGGGCTACCAAGAGGGTAAAAATAACTAGACAAGTAGCTGGTCGAAGTGG CTTGATCACCAGGAAAATAGAGGAGATTCTAACCATTGACACAAAGCCTGGTTGGAAGAAAGGCACGAAGATCACTTTCGAAGAGAAAGGGAACAAAAGACCAAATGTAACACCTGCTGATGTTGTCTTCATTGTTGATGAAAAACCCCACTCTGAGTTTACTCGTGATGGAAATGACTTGATCGTCACTCGAACGATTTCTGTAACTGAAGCCTTTACAGGCTACACTGTCCATCTTAAAACCTTGAATGGCAGGAATTTAACCCTTCCGATCAATGATGTGATCCATCCCAACTATCAGAAGGTTGTCCCGAATGAAGGGATGCCGATCCTCGGCGACCCAACAAAGAGAGggattttgaaaatcaagtttgacATCAGGTTCCCAACAAGGGTTAATGCAGAGCAGAAGGCAGGAATCAGGAGACTCTTTGGTCCTTGA
- the LOC133672421 gene encoding uncharacterized protein LOC133672421: protein MGVDYYKILQVEKPHPVFTRDGNDLIVTQKIPLAEALTGYTVHLTTLDGRNLTIPINTVIDPNYEEVVPREGMPIQKDPTKRGNMRIKFTIKFPTRLTAEQKAGIKKLLG from the coding sequence ATGGGAGTGGATTACTACAAGATATTGCAAGTTGAAAAACCTCACCCTGTGTTCACTCGTGATGGAAACGACTTGATTGTCACACAGAAGATTCCCTTAGCTGAAGCCTTGACAGGTTACACTGTCCATCTCACCACCTTAGATGGAAGGAATTTGACCATTCCGATCAACACCGTGATTGATCCAAACTATGAGGAGGTTGTCCCAAGGGAAGGGATGCCAATCCAAAAGGACCCAACAAAGAGAGGAAATATGAGGATCAAGTTCACCATCAAGTTTCCAACAAGGTTAACTGCAGAGCAGAAGGCGGGAATCAAAAAACTCTTGGGCTGA